CTCACATTCATGTTGAGAACCACCCACGATGGAGGCACCGATTGTCCTCAACTGGGAGGTTCTGAGTGAAAACGCGACGTTGGTTGCTGGCCGTCGTCTCCGGTGCGGCCCTGATCCTGGTGCCCGGCGCCGCCCAGTCGGCGGCCCCGAGCGCGGCCGTCCGGGCCGCCACCCTCGCCGGCGCCGGCTCCGGCGACCTGGACCCCGACCGGCAGGGTGCCCCGCAGAGCCGGCCGCCGCAGCCTCCGCCCGGCGGCAGCCTCTGCGTCCCCGGCACCCCGCCGAACGCCCCGCAGACCACCGTCTTCTACGGCGGCGACCCGCTATTCGGGCCGGCGCAGTTGCCCACCGCCTCCCCGGTCGGCCCGCTGCTCGCCGGATACGAACGGTTCGGCGCGCAGAGCCAGGTCGAGTGGGTGCAGAACTACACCACCCAGACCACGCCCAACAAGCTGATCTTCCCGCCCGGGAACGGTTTCGTGCTCGGCCCGCACGGCGAGCAGGTGAAGACCCGGCAGAGCATGCTCCCCGGCTACCGCCTCGACCGCTTCGGTTTCCCCGGCGGGTCCTTCCTGGCCCCGCTCGGCACCCCGTTCAGCGCCCGCTCGCTGGCCCCGCAGAGCCTGAACACGCCGGCCAACGCGCCGCTGGCGAACTACCACACCTACTGCGTGCTGAAGACGTTCGACGTGGACTCCGGCCCGATCGCGCCGTGGTTCGCCCAGACCGGCCTGGGTACGCAGTTCCAGTTGAACGCGGCGTACCTGCCGCAGGCGGGCGGCTCGGTCAGCGTCCAGTGGCTGCTCGACCACCAGTTCATCGTCGAGGAATACCTGGACGGCGTCTGCACCACCACCAGCGTGCCCCGGCAGTCCAGCACACCGGTCCCCGGGTACGTCTGCTGACCGTGGCACCGACAGGAGGTCGAGGATGGACCGGCACCAGGTCCGGGCGGCCCTGCTGGCGACGGGACTCTCGCCGGACGCCTTCGAGTTGGAGGACGTGCACGAGCACGTACCGGTCCCGCCCGACTTCTGGTTCCTCCGCCGCGCGCCCGCCGGTGGATGGGAGATCGGCGCCTACGAGCGCGGCGTGTACGACGTCCGGGGCACCTTCGACACCGAGGAGGCCGCCTGCGCGGCCCTCTGGACCGCCCTGACCGGCCGGCCCGCACCGACCTGAGCGACCGACGACAGACAGCTCCTGGCAGTCCCCGCACGGGGGGCTGCCAGGAGCTGTGTCGGCCGGATGCACCTGCCCACTGCGCGCCGATCCGGTCACCGGGTGCGCGCTCCGGAGCGGTGTTGCCGGCCGTCCCTACGCTGACCCCGACCGCTCGGATCTCGGCGTGGGCGGCATACCCGAGGGGACCCCTGATGTCCGGTCGAGCCCTGCCCCGTACCCCTGTCCTCGCCCTGGTCGCCGTGCTGGCGGTCGCCGGCTGCGGAGCCACCGGCAAGAGCGCCACGGAGTCCACCGCCAGCACGTCGGTCACCGGGGCCCCGGACGACGCGTCGGCCGGATCCGGCACCCTCACCATCGACGGGTCGACGCCGGCCGGCACGCCCACCACCAGCGGCGGCGGCTCGACCGGCGGCGGCACGACGGGCGGTGGCACGACCGGCGGCGGTTCGACGGGCGGTGGCTCGACCGGCGGGGGCACCGGGAGCAGTGGCGGGAAGTCCGGGTCGACCACGAGCAGCGGTCCTGCCATCACCTACTTCCGGGTCGCCAGGCAGCCGTCCTGCCCGGCCGGCACCAGCGCCAACCCGATCGCCGGCACGCCGGTCGTGGTCGAGTGGAAGACCGGCAACGTCGACTCCGTCGCCCTCTCCGTCGACGGCCCCGGCGTGTACGCCGACAACTACCCGCCCAGCGGCAGCGAGACGCTGAACTTCCCCTGCTCCGGGGCCGACGGCAGCACCCAGCGGCACACCTACCTGCTGACCGTCCGCAACGCGCACGGCAAGGCGACGAAGACCCTGGTGGTGAGCGCGACCGTGCACGACGTGCCCACGGTGTGACGGGTCCCGGGCTGGGCGGCGACCCGCCCCGGCGGTGCGAAAGAATGCGGTACGTGACGACGATCCCGAACGTGCTCGCCAACCGGTACGCCTCACCCGAACTGGTCGCCCTCTGGTCGCCGGAGGAAAAGGTACGCATGGAACGGCGGCTCTGGCTCGCCGTGTTGAAGGCCCAGCGGGACCTCGGGGTGAGCGTGCCGGACGGGGTGGTCGAGGCGTACGAGCGGGTCGTCGACGACGTCGACCTGGCCTCCATCGCGGCGCGGGAGCGGGTCACCCGGCACGACGTGAAGGCCCGGATCGAGGAGTTCAGCGCGCTCGCCGGGCACGAGCACGTGCACAAGGGGATGACCTCCCGCGACCTCACCGAGAACGTCGAGCAGCTCCAGGTGCGCGCCTCGCTGGAGCTGATCCGGGACCGGCTGGTCGCCGCGCTGGTCCGGCTGGCCTGGCACGCCAACGAGTACTCCGGCGTGGTGATGACCGGACGGTCGCACAACGTGGCCGCGCAGGCCACCACGCTGGGTAAGCGGTTCGCCTCGGCCGCCGAGGAACTGCTGATCGCGTACGAGCGGCTGACGGACCTGATCGACCGGTATCCCCTGCGCGGCATCAAGGGGCCGGTGGGCACCGCCGCCGACCAGCTCGACCTCTTCGACTCCGACGCCGGGAAGGTGGCCGAGCTGGAGCGCCGGGTCGCCGGGCACCTGGGCTTCGCGCGGGTGCTGGACAGCGTCGGCCAGGTCTATCCGCGGTCGCTGGACTTCGACGTGCTCGCCGCGCTGGTCCAGGTGGCCGCCGCGCCGTCGTCGCTGGCCACCACGATCCGCCTGATGGTCGGCCAGGAGCTGGTCACCGAGGGTTTCAAGCCCGGCCAGGTGGGCTCCAGCGCGATGCCGCACAAGATGAACACCCGCTCGTCGGAGCGGATCAACGGCTTCGCGGTGATCCTCCGGGGCTATCTGTCCATGGTCGGCGAGTTGGCCGGTGACCAGTGGAACGAGGGGGACGTCTCCTGCTCGGTGGTCCGTCGGGTCGCCCTGCCGGACGCGTTCTTCGCCGCCGACGGGCTGTTCCAGACCTTCCTCACCGTGCTGGACGAGTTCGGCCCTTACCCGGCGGTCATCAACCGGGAGCTGGAGCGCTTCCTGCCGTTCCTGGCGACCACGAAGATCCTGGTCGCAGCGGTGCGGCGGGGCGTCGGCCGGGAGGTCGCGCACGAGGTGATCAAGGAGCACGCGGTCGCCGTCGCGCTCGCCATGCGGGAACAGGGCGCCGGAGAGAACGACCTCTTCGACCGCCTGGCGGCGGACGGCCGCCTCGGCCTCTCCCGCCCCGAGATCGACGCCCTCGTCGCCGACCGCAACGCCTTCGTGGGTGCCGCAGCCACCCAGATCGACCACGTCACCGCCCGCATCACCAAGATCGCCGAAACCCACCCCCAGGCCGCCGCCTACACCCCACCCCCCATCCTCTGACCCCACCCCGCCTCCAAGGCGTTGATCATGAGGTTGGCGGCGGGATTGATCTCCATTGCTGCCGCTAACCTCATGATCAACACGGCGGGGCTCGAGATGGGTGGGTCAGTCGCGGGTGGGGGTTTCGGCGGCGGAGGAGAGGTTGGGGGCGCTGGCGGGTTCGGCGATACCGCCGGGTGCCCCCGTGATCTCCGGCTCGTGGGCCGTCTCGGCGGCGACCATGGGCTGGTCCGCGGGCATGACGTCCGGCATCTTGGGTACGACGATCACCGCTGTCCCGTACGCGCAGATCTCCATCCACATCTCGCCGCAGTCCCGGCTGTCGAAGCGCATCCCGATCACGGCGTTGGCGCCGAGTCGCTGCGCCTCCTCGCCGAGCCGGGCCACCGAGTCGGTACGCCAGCGGGTGAGGTTGTCCGGCGCCATCGGGTCGTACGCGCCGCCGCGCAGGTTCTTCACGCCCTCGCGGTAGGGGTTCCGGGTCCTGGCCATCGAGGACACCACTTCGCCGAGGATCTGGCGGATCTCGTAGCCGGGCAGTTGATCCGTCGTCACGACCAGCACGGTTCCGATGCTGTCATCCGGCGGGCGACACGTTCGTGAGGCTTGTTCACCTGATCGGATGCTGCAAAACGACGCGCCGAGGTCGGACCGGCCCTGCCGGGTCGGACCAGTGGCACGAGGGCCGGACGGGTGGCACGAGGGTCGGACCGGTCGCAGCAGGGCCGGACAGGTCGCACGAGGGTCGGACCAGTCGCAGCAGGGCCGGACCGGCCGTGCTGGGGTCGGATCGGTCATGCAGAGCCGGACCGGCCCTATCCGCGGCCGGACCGGCCCGGTGGGGCGGGAAGTGTCGGAGATCGGCCACTCCACCCGGCCGCCCCCGACCGCGTCCGGATCCAGCCGGATGCCCCGGAAGGCCCCATCGGTCCGGAAGGTGAGTCCGGCTCGACCCGATCGGCCCGGCGGCCCGGCGCGGGCCCCGTCCGGCCGCCCCGCGCGACCGTCCGGCATGGAGCGCCGCCGATGCCGCCGGACCGCCGAACGGCCCCCGACATGCGATAGCGCGACGACCGCCGATGTAACGATTCGGCCTCCGTGGCAGCCCTGTACTGCCTGGTAACGGCACGTTCCGCGCACGCGGGGACACCGCTCGCAGCGACCCCCGACCGGTTACGTCGATCACTGTCCGAACCGCGCCCGGCCGGTGCGTCCAGGGCGGTATCTGCCAGGTAGGCTGGCTGCGCTCGCCCGTTGTGGGTCGGCACCCAACTGCGTACACAGTCAGGAGTGCCCAGTGCCTCGCGTCGTCGTCGACGTCATGCTCAAGCCCGAGATCCTCGATCCTCAGGGCCAGGCCGTCGCAAACGCGCTGCCCCGGCTCGGCGTCAGCGACGTCGCCTCTGTCCGGATCGGCAGGCGGATCGAGATCGATTTCACCGGTGAACCGGACCTGGACCGCGCCCGGGAGATCGCCGACAAGCTGCTCGCCAACCCGGTCATCGAGGACTTCACCGTCCGCCTGGTCGAGGCCGACGAGACCGTGGACGCGCACCCGTGACCGCCCGGGTCGGTGTGGTGACCTTCCCCGGCTCGCTCGACGACGGCGACGCGGCCCGGGCCGTCCGGATCGCGGGCGCCGAGCCGGTCCGGCTCTGGCACGGCGACCCGGAGCTGCACGGGGTGGACGCCGTCGTCCTCCCGGGTGGCTTCTCCTACGGTGACTACCTGCGCTGCGGCGCCATCGCCCGGTTCGCCCCGGTGATGGGGACGATCGTGGACGCGGCCCGGGGCGGCCTGCCGGTCCTCGGCATCTGCAACGGCTTCCAGATCCTCTGCGAGGCCCACCTGCTGCCCGGTGCGCTCACCCGCAACCAGCACCTGCACTTCCGCAACCGGGACCAGGTGCTGCGCATCGAGTCCGCCGGCACCGCCTGGACCAACGCGTTCCAGCCGGGCCAGGAGGTGCTCGTCCCGGTCAAGAACGGCGAGGGCTGCTATGTCGCCGACGCCGCGACGCTGGACCAGCTCGAGGCCGAGGGCCGCGTCGTCGCCCGCTACCTGGGCGGCAACCCCAACGGTTCGCAGCGCGACATCGCCGCGATCACCAACCAGGCCGGCAACGTGGTCGGCATCATGCCGCATCCCGAGCACGCGGTGGAGGCCCTCACCGGTCCCTCCCTCGACGGTCTCGGCTTCTTCACCTCGGTGTTGAAGCACCTGGTGGGGGCGCCGGCGTGAGCACGGTTCGGCGCAACCGCCCGCAGGGCGGCGAGCGCAGCGAGGAGACTTCATGACCACCCATCCGGACCCGGCCGTACGGGAGACACCGGGCGCCTTCCCGGCCGCCCCGGCGGATCCGCGTGCGGCCTCCGTGGTGCCGCAGGCCGGCCCGGCCGACGACTGGACGCTCGGTGTGGACACCGTGCCGCAGGCGGCCGGCACGCCGGAGGAGCTCCAGCCGTACGCCGAGCTGGGCCTGCGCGACGACGAGTACGAGCGCATCCGGCACATCCTGGGTCGTCGTCCCACCCAGGCCGAGCTGGCCATGTACTCGATCATGTGGAGCGAGCACTGCTCCTACAAGTCCAGCAAGGTGCACCTGCGCCAGTTCGGTGAGAAGGCCCCGCCGAGCGACCGGATGCTCGCCGGCATCGGCGAGAACGCCGGTGTGGTGCAGATCTCCGACGAGCTGGCGGTGACCTTCAAGGTCGAGTCGCACAACCACCCGAGCTTCGTCGAGCCGTACCAGGGTGCGGCGACCGGCGTGGGCGGCATCGTCCGCGACATCCTCGCCATGGGCGCCCGCCCGGTCGCGGTGATGGACCCGCTGCGGTTCGGCGCGGCCGACCACCCGGACACCGCCCGGGTGCTGCCCGGCGTGGTCGCCGGCGTCGGCGGCTACGGCAACTGCCTGGGTCTGCCCAACATCGGCGGTGAGGTCGTCTTCGACCCCTGCTACCAGGGCAACCCGCTGGTCAACGCGCTCTGCCTCGGCGTGCTGCCGGTCAACCGGCTGCAGCGCAAGGAGGCCGCCGGCCCCGGCAACGTGGTCGTGCTGATGGGTGCCCGGACCGGCCGCGACGGCATCGGCGGCGTGTCGGTGCTGGCCAGCGCCACCTTCGACGAGGGCAGCGAGCAGCGCCGCCCGTCGGTGCAGGTCGGCGACCCGTTCATGGAGAAGCTCCTCATCGAGGCATGCTTGGAGCTGTACGATGCCGAGCTGGTCGTCGGCATCCAGGACCTCGGCGGCGCGGGTCTGACCTGCGCGCTCACCGAGACCGCCGCCTCCGCCGGCACCGGCATGCGGGTCTGGCTGGAGCGGGTCCCGCTGCGCGAGGCGTCGATGACGCCGCACGAGATCCTGGCCAGCGAGTCCCAGGAGCGGATGCTGCTGGTGGTCGCCCCGGACAAGCTGGAGGCGGTGCTCAAGACCGCCGAGAAGTGGGGCGTCTGGGCCACCGCCATCGGCGAGGTCACCGCACCGTCCCCGGACGGCCAGCCCGGCCGCCTGGTGATCACCTGGCGCGACCAGCTGGTGGTGGACGTGCCGCCGGGTTCGCTGGTGGACGACGGTCCGGTCTACGCCCGCCCGATGCGGGAGCCGGCCGACCTGATCCTGCTCCAGGCCGACCGGGCGGAGACCCTGCCCCGGCCGAGCGACCCGGACGCGCTCCGGGAGACCGTGCTGCGGATGATCGCGTCGCCGAACCTGGCCGACAAGACCTGGGTCACCGAGCAGTACGACCGCTACGTCCTGGGCAACACCGTGCTGGCCCAGCCGGAGGACTCCGGGGTGATCCGGATCGACGAGCGGACCGGTCTCGGCGTCGCCCTGTCGCTCGACGGCAACGGCCGGTACGCCCGCCTCGACCCGTACCACGGGACGAAGCTCGCGCTGGCCGAGGCGTACCGGAACGTGGCGGTGACCGGCGCGAAGCCGATCGCCGTGACCAACTGCCTCAACTTCGGCTCGCCGGAGGACCCGGGCGTGATGTGGCAGTTCGCCGAGGCCGTGCGCGGCCTGGCGGACGGCTGCCTGGAGCTGGGCATCCCGGTGACCGGCGGCAACGTCAGCTTCTACAACCAGACCGGGGCCGCGGCGATCCACCCGACCCCGGTGGTCGGTGTCCTCGGCGTGCTGGACAACGTCGCCGACCGGGTGCCGATGGGCTTCGTGCCGCGGCCCGGCGGCGACCACGACCAGCTCTTCCTGCTCGGTGAGACGCACGTGGAGCTCTCCGGCTCGGAGTGGGCCTGGGTCACCCACGAGCACCTGGGTGGCATCCCGCCGCAGGTCGACCTGGCCCGTGAGCGGCAGCTCGGCGAGCTGCTGGCCGAGGCGGCCCGGGTCGGGCACGTCAGCTCGGCGCACGACCTCTCCGACGGTGGTCTCGCGCAGAGCCTGGTCGAGTCCTGCCTGCGGCGCGGGGTCGGCGCCCGGATCGCGCTGCCGGAGCACTTCACCGGCGGGTCGATGCCGTTCGTCTACCTGTTCAGCGAGTCCGCGGGACGGGTCCTGGTGTCGGTGCCGCGCGGGCACGAGAAGGCGTTCACCGCGCTCTGCGGCGAGCGCGGGGTGCCGTGGGAGTTCATCGGGGTCACCGACCCGGCCGGTGGTGCCCTGGAGGTGCACGGCCAGTTCCGGATCGGCCTGGACGAGCTGCGCGCCGCGCACACCGCGACGCTGCCGCGCCTGTTCGGCACCGAGGCACCGGCCCAGGTGGCGGTGGAGGCGACCCGGACCGGGACGACCACCGTCCTCCCGGCCACCGCCGAGCAGCCGGTGGACGTACCGGTGGCCCGGCCCACCACGGAGTCCCGGTCCGCCGAGGCGACCGTCCCAGCGACCGGGGAGACCAAGCCGGCTGACGCCGGCACCGTCTCGGACGAGCCGCGGGACGGGCGCGAGGCCGGCGAACCGCGCGCAACCACCGACGTCCGCGATGCGGCGGACGCCGGTGAGGGCGCGGGCACCCGTGACGCCACGGACACCGACGACGCCACGGGTCCGCGTGCCGCCACGGACAGCCGGGAGGCCACGGAACCGCGCGCGGCCACGGATGCCCGTGATGCGGCGGGCGCCGGTGACGGCTCGGTCTCCCCGGCCGGGGAGACCGGCGACAGCACGGCGGGCTCCGCGACGGATTCCGGTGACCCGGACCAGCACTCGACCGATCAGCGCTGAGGCGTTGGCCGCGGCCGTACACGCCCAGCCCGGATCCGGGGCCCGGTTCGACTGGGGCCTGACCGGGGCGGCCGAACTCGGCCGGGTGTGTGCGGCCCTGGTGGTGGTGGACGTCCTCTCGTTCACCACCGCCGTCGAGGTGGCGGTCGGCCGCGGCATGCGGGTGCACCCGTTCCCGTGGGGCGAGCAGGCGGCCGACTACGCCCGCCGGGTCGGGGCGGTCGCCGCCGTCGGCCGCCGGCGGACCACCCCGGAGCATCCGTGGTCGCTCTCCCCGGCGGCGCTGCGGGCCGCGCCGGTCGTACCGGACCTGGTCCTGCCGTCACCGAACGGCTCGGCGATCAGCGCCGCCGCCAGCGCCACCGGCCTGCCGGTGATCGCGGCGTGCCTGCGCAACGCCCGCGCCGTCGGGCGTTGGCTCCAGGCCGAGGGGTACGGCTCGATCGACGCCCCGGTCGGCGTGGTCGCCGCGGGTGAGCGCTGGCCGGACGGCTCGCTGCGTCCCTCGGTGGAGGATCAACTCGGGGCGGCCAGCGTGCTCGACGCCCTCTCCGACGTGTCGGGTGGGTTGTCGGTGGAGGCGGCGATGGCGTTGGCCGCGCTGGCCAGTACCCCGGACGTGGCGGCGGCGGTCCGTGGCTGCGTCTCCGGACGGGAGTTGATCGAGGGCGGCTTCGCGGCCGACGTGGCGGTCGCCGTCCAGCTCGACGTCTCCGACGTGGTACCGGTGCTCCGCCAGGGCGTCTTCACCGCCTGACCCGGGCCCGCCCCGTCGAGTCCGCCATGTCGCCGGCTGGTAGATCCCCGGCCTGTTCGAGCCGACAGGTCGGCGGCACGGTGTGCCTCTTGCCGTCGGCGTGACGGGGAGAAGGGGAAGCGGGCAGCCCGGGATGAGACACGGCAGTGGCCGCCCGGGAAACCCGGGCGGCCACGTGTCGGTTCGTCGGTGGGTCAGTCGTCCAGCCAGTCCAGCCTGCGGCCGCCCCGGTCCTGCGGCGGCGGCCCGTCCGGGCGGGCCCGCCCGGCCTGGGCCGGGTCACCGTAGTAGCCGCCCTGCTCCTGGCCCTGGTTGTCGTAGCCGGGGCTGCGCTGCTGCGGCGGCTCCTGGCCGTAGCCACCCTGCTGGCCGTAGCCGCCCTGCGGTGCCTGACCGTAGCCGTCGCCCTGCTGCGGCTGGCCGTAACCGCCGCGCTGGTCGTAGCCGTCGTAGCCCTGCTGCTGACCACCGTCGTAGCCGCCGCCGGCAGGCGCGTTGTCGTAGCCGCGGCCGGTCGGCGCGTTGTCGTAGCCGCGACCCGCCGGGGCGTTGTCGTAACCGCCGCCCGCCGGGGCGTTGTCGTAGCCGCCGCCGGGCGCGGTGCCGTAGCCACCACCCGAGGCGCCGTAGCCGCCGTCCTGGCCGTAGCCGGTGCCCGGCTCCGGCGCGCGGCCGTACGGGCCCGGCTCGGGTTGGCCGTAGCCCCGGCCCTGGTCCGCCTGCGGCTGGTAGGTGCTGGTCGGATACGGGTCGGCCGCCGGGGCGTAGGACGTGCTGTCACCGGTGTAGCGGCCGGTGGGCTCGTCGTACCGCTCGCCGCCGTAGCCGCCGCCCTGGGCCGGCGGGTAGCCCGCCGCCCCGGCAGCGCCGGCCGCACCGGCACCGTAGTCCCGGCCGCCGTAGCCACCGCCGGACGCGGGTGCGTCGCCGTAGCCGCCACCCGAGGCCGGCGCGTTGCCGTAACCGCCGCCCGAGGCGGGCGCGTTGCCGTAGCCGTTGCCGGCGCCGTAGCCGCCCTGAGCGGGGGCCTCGTCGCCGTAGCCGCTGCCGGCCCAGCCCGGCTGCCCGCCCGATCCGTACGCGGGCGGTGGGGCACCGTACGGGTCCGGCGGGACGTCGTCGACCACCGGGCGGTGCATCATCGTCGGGGCGTCGCTGAGCGAGGTGCCACCGACCATGGTGGGAGCCGGGCCGAGACCCATCCCGCCGTTGACCACCCGGGTCTGGTCGTCCGTACCCCGGTAGGCGCCCCGGGCGTTCGGGACCGGGCTCGCGGCGGCGGCCGGGACGGCCTCGTCGTCGGGGTCGTCGCCCTCGTTCTTGCGGCGCATGTAGAGCAGCACGATGGTGCCGACGCCGACGGCCACGAAGAGGCCGCCGAGCAGGATCAGCAGCCACGAGCCGAAGCCGCCCGAGTCCTCGTTGGCGGCGGCGGCCACCTGGCCGGGGCTCGTCTCGGGGGCGCTCTCCTCGGGGGAGGCGTCGTCGCTCGCCTCATCCGACGGGGTGGCCTCGGCGCTCGCCGACGGGCTGGCGCTCGGGGTGGCCTCGGTCTTGATCGGCAGGCTGAGCCGCTGGCCGGTCACGCTCTGGCCGGCGTTCGCGGTGAAATTCTTGTAGACCTTGACGTCGTTCAGGACGGCACCGAGGTCGATCCGGCCCGGCGCGATCGGCGCCGACTCGGAGCCGTTGAACCGGTAGTTGCCCTTGTCGTCGCTGATCGTGGTGTACCGGTGCTGCTGCGAGTCGAGCAGCATCACGGTGGCGTTCGGCACCGCGTCGCCGGTGGACGAGTTGGTGACCTTGCCGGAGACCAGCTTGACCGTCTGCACCTGCTGCTGGGTCGGGCTGGGCGCGGCCTTCGCCTTCACCGTCAGCGAGAAGGTCGGCGTGGCCGGGTTGGACTTGTCCGGCTTGACCTGCACCGTCACGTTCGTGTTGGCGTCCGACACGTTGTCGTTGGCCCGGATGGTCAGCACCTGCGTCTTCGGCGAACCGGGCGGGCCGTTGAACTGGAAGTTGCCGCAACCGCTGCTGCAGCTGACGCCGGACGGGAGGCCGGTGAGGTTGAGGTCACCGCTCTTGTCCTCGGTACCCGGCGTGATGACCACGGTGACCGTGGCGTCGCTACCGGCGTTCAGGGTGACCGACTGTGGCTGCACGACGGCCTCGGCCGCGAGGGCCGGTGTGGCGGGGACGGTGAGCAGGGCGCCGGCAACCAGCGCTACGACCACACCGGCCCGCTGCTTCCAGGCACGTCGGTGTGTTGACACGTCCACCGCCTTCCGGTCTGACCTCCCTGGCCGGCGGATGCCGGGCCCGGGATCATCACGGTACGAATACGCCGTCGGCAACTATGCCTTGTCTGACCGGATCGGCGCGACCCAGGGCCAGCGTCGGAAGCGCTGCACTCGGGTCGTATCGTCCCGTCGTGTCCTCTCCGCACTCTAAGTCCGCCGCGGTCGCGGCAGCGTTGTCGGCGCTGGACGAGGGGCGTACGCCCGAACGGCCGGTGTTCCGGGAGGCGGTCCGTACCCTCTTGGCCGTCCTCGTGGAGCGCGCCCCCGGCCGTTCGGTGGAGGTGCGGGTTCCACCTTACGGTGCCGTGCAGTGCGTAGCCGGTCCGCGACACACCCGTGGCACCCCGCCGAACGTGGTCGAGATGGATCCGGGCACCTGGCTGGCACTCGCCACCGGCCGCCTCGAGTGGGCGGCGGCGGTCACCGAGGGTCGCGTACGGGTGAGCGGGGTCCGGGCCGACCTCTCCGCGTACCTGCCGCTCTAGCTGCGTCGACGCCGCACCTACCATCACTGGGCGGAGCCCGGTCGTGACTATGTGTATTGACTTCGATTCGCGTACACTGACAGGCGACGACGGTCCCGGCCGACCGCGCGGAGCTCTCCCCCGACTCCGCCCAGGCCAGTCCAGACCAGCATGAGGGAGCGGCAGGTGCCCCGAGGCGATGGCCGGCTGAGCCACGACCTTGACCCCCAACGACCCGGCCCCCAGGACGCGTGCGGCGTCTTCGGTGTCTGGGCGCCGGGGGAAGAGGTCGCCAACCTCACCTATTTCGGGCTCTACGCCCTCCAGCACCGTGGCCAGGAGGCCGCCGGCATCGCGGTCAGCGACGGCTCCGGCGTGGTGGTCTACAAGGATCTCGGCCTGGTCGCCCAGGTCTTCGACGAGCCGACCCTGGCCAGCCTGCGCGGGCACCTCGCCATCGGGCACGCCCGCTACTCCACCACCGGCGGGTCGACCTGGGAGAACGCCCAGCCCACCATCCGGTCCACCACCTCCGGCACGACCATCGCGCTGGCCCACAACGGCAACCTGGTCAACACCGCCGAGCTCCAGCGGGAGGTGGCCGAGCGGGGTCTCGACTCCGACGGCTCGACCAACGACACCTCGCTGGTCACGATGCTGCTGGCCGGCCGGCCGGATCTCTCCGTCGAGGCGGCCGCGCTGGAGGTGCTGCCGCAGCTGCGCGGCGCGTTCAGCTTCGTCTTCATGGACGAGTCGACGCTCTACGCCGCCCGTGACCCGCACGGCGTGCGCCCGCTGGTGCTGGGCCGGCTGGAGTGCGGCTGGGTGGTGGCCAGCGAGACCGCCGCGCTGGACATCGTCGGCGCCAGCGTGGTGCGCGAGGTCGAGCCGGGCGAGTTGATCGCCATCGACGAGGACGGGCTGCGCTCCACCCGGTTCGCCGCGCCGGAGCCGAAGGGCTGCCTCTTCGAGTACGTCTACATCGCCCGCCCGGACGCCACCATCGCCGGCCGGAACGTGCACGCCGCGCGGGTGCAGATCGGCCGCCAGCTCGCCAAGGAGCACCCGGTCGAGGCGGATCTGGTGATCCCGGTGCCGGAGTCCGGCACCCCGGCGGCGATCGGCTACGCCGAGGAGTCCGGCATCACCTACGGCGCGGGCCTGATGAAGAACCCGTACGTGGGGCGCACCTTCATCCAGCCGTCGCAGACGCTGCGCCAGCTCGGCATCCGGCTGAAGCTCAACCCGCTGCGGCAGAACGTGCGCGGCAAGCGGCTGGTCGTGGTGGACGACTCGATCGTGCGCGGCAACACCCAGCGCGCCATCGTGCGGATGCTGCGCGAGGCCGGGGCGCTGGAGGTGCACGTCCGGATCTCCTCGCCGCCGGTCAGCTGGCCGTGCTTCTACGGCATCGACTTCGCCACCCGGGCCGAGCTGCT
The Micromonospora sp. R77 DNA segment above includes these coding regions:
- a CDS encoding carboxypeptidase regulatory-like domain-containing protein, with the translated sequence MSTHRRAWKQRAGVVVALVAGALLTVPATPALAAEAVVQPQSVTLNAGSDATVTVVITPGTEDKSGDLNLTGLPSGVSCSSGCGNFQFNGPPGSPKTQVLTIRANDNVSDANTNVTVQVKPDKSNPATPTFSLTVKAKAAPSPTQQQVQTVKLVSGKVTNSSTGDAVPNATVMLLDSQQHRYTTISDDKGNYRFNGSESAPIAPGRIDLGAVLNDVKVYKNFTANAGQSVTGQRLSLPIKTEATPSASPSASAEATPSDEASDDASPEESAPETSPGQVAAAANEDSGGFGSWLLILLGGLFVAVGVGTIVLLYMRRKNEGDDPDDEAVPAAAASPVPNARGAYRGTDDQTRVVNGGMGLGPAPTMVGGTSLSDAPTMMHRPVVDDVPPDPYGAPPPAYGSGGQPGWAGSGYGDEAPAQGGYGAGNGYGNAPASGGGYGNAPASGGGYGDAPASGGGYGGRDYGAGAAGAAGAAGYPPAQGGGYGGERYDEPTGRYTGDSTSYAPAADPYPTSTYQPQADQGRGYGQPEPGPYGRAPEPGTGYGQDGGYGASGGGYGTAPGGGYDNAPAGGGYDNAPAGRGYDNAPTGRGYDNAPAGGGYDGGQQQGYDGYDQRGGYGQPQQGDGYGQAPQGGYGQQGGYGQEPPQQRSPGYDNQGQEQGGYYGDPAQAGRARPDGPPPQDRGGRRLDWLDD
- a CDS encoding sterol carrier family protein, producing the protein MSSPHSKSAAVAAALSALDEGRTPERPVFREAVRTLLAVLVERAPGRSVEVRVPPYGAVQCVAGPRHTRGTPPNVVEMDPGTWLALATGRLEWAAAVTEGRVRVSGVRADLSAYLPL
- the purF gene encoding amidophosphoribosyltransferase codes for the protein MPRGDGRLSHDLDPQRPGPQDACGVFGVWAPGEEVANLTYFGLYALQHRGQEAAGIAVSDGSGVVVYKDLGLVAQVFDEPTLASLRGHLAIGHARYSTTGGSTWENAQPTIRSTTSGTTIALAHNGNLVNTAELQREVAERGLDSDGSTNDTSLVTMLLAGRPDLSVEAAALEVLPQLRGAFSFVFMDESTLYAARDPHGVRPLVLGRLECGWVVASETAALDIVGASVVREVEPGELIAIDEDGLRSTRFAAPEPKGCLFEYVYIARPDATIAGRNVHAARVQIGRQLAKEHPVEADLVIPVPESGTPAAIGYAEESGITYGAGLMKNPYVGRTFIQPSQTLRQLGIRLKLNPLRQNVRGKRLVVVDDSIVRGNTQRAIVRMLREAGALEVHVRISSPPVSWPCFYGIDFATRAELLANGLDNDGIRRSIGADTLGYVSLPGLIAATEQPKTRLCRACFDGEYPIELPAGNLIGKHVLEGVGRRVATEAADPTGHTAPPLVATPGGATNRP